The Hyalangium ruber genome includes a window with the following:
- a CDS encoding methyl-accepting chemotaxis protein, whose product MLLLLGDVLMVQFGALPSPHSVLAVAGVRFACLLLPLGVLGFMARMARWEVGPWLGLFSTAAWLLASQAAFYFAGTQRSLLHATLLLWSVFFIPMVLPLNSLARGLFYAFMVMSYAVLDLSLDPSPQLTPRMLGIGAMTVGTVSMAWTLERVLRSLRRQFFLKQEMGSTLRTLEASRTQVGDATDTLGQLVETLRDSTLELSSESSRAHMQTERIALASEAVARMARASSARASGASSIVSQATGHTQRIDDEMGLVESGMQSIAKAIIHTEASLRELETHARQIVAFTETLQEFANQTDVLALNAAMEAARAGDAGRSFAVVAREVRKLAEASKHSSVKINDVVRGIRIQLDETLLGMGTIRETTHQFESSFTDARKTLESIRGIVTQIEGLMRSTMEDASEQAGATEAISSGASQLQSLIESHARMSADVAITADRLGQLADELRALLPRKEARAEPPATPNAGPSLADSPLAGQHVVVA is encoded by the coding sequence GTGCTTCTGCTCCTGGGCGACGTGCTCATGGTCCAGTTCGGCGCCTTGCCTTCCCCCCACTCCGTGCTCGCGGTCGCCGGGGTCCGCTTCGCGTGCCTGCTGCTCCCCCTAGGCGTGCTCGGCTTCATGGCCCGCATGGCCCGCTGGGAGGTCGGCCCCTGGCTCGGCCTGTTCTCCACCGCCGCCTGGCTCCTCGCCAGCCAGGCGGCCTTCTACTTCGCCGGCACCCAGCGCTCCCTGCTCCACGCCACCCTCCTCTTATGGAGCGTCTTCTTCATCCCCATGGTGCTGCCGCTCAACTCCCTGGCGCGCGGCCTCTTCTACGCCTTCATGGTGATGAGCTACGCCGTGCTGGACCTCTCCCTGGACCCCAGCCCCCAGCTCACCCCTCGCATGCTTGGCATTGGCGCCATGACCGTGGGCACCGTGTCCATGGCCTGGACCCTCGAGCGCGTCCTGCGCTCCCTGCGCCGCCAGTTCTTCCTCAAGCAGGAGATGGGCTCCACCCTGCGCACCCTGGAGGCCTCCCGCACCCAGGTGGGCGATGCCACCGACACGCTCGGACAGCTCGTCGAGACGCTGCGCGACTCCACCCTGGAGCTGTCCAGCGAGTCCTCTCGCGCCCACATGCAGACCGAGCGCATCGCCCTGGCCAGCGAGGCCGTGGCTCGCATGGCCCGGGCCTCCTCGGCGCGGGCCTCCGGCGCCAGCAGCATCGTCTCCCAGGCCACCGGCCACACCCAGCGCATCGATGACGAGATGGGCCTGGTCGAGAGCGGCATGCAGAGCATCGCCAAGGCCATCATCCACACCGAGGCCAGCCTCCGGGAGTTGGAGACCCACGCTCGTCAAATCGTCGCCTTCACCGAGACGCTCCAGGAGTTCGCCAACCAGACCGACGTGCTCGCCCTCAACGCCGCCATGGAGGCCGCGCGCGCCGGGGATGCCGGTCGCAGCTTCGCCGTGGTCGCCCGCGAGGTGCGCAAGCTCGCCGAGGCTTCCAAGCACAGCTCCGTGAAGATCAACGACGTGGTGCGCGGCATCCGCATCCAGCTCGACGAGACGCTGCTCGGCATGGGCACCATCCGCGAAACCACCCACCAGTTCGAGAGCAGCTTCACCGACGCGCGCAAGACGTTGGAGTCCATCCGCGGCATCGTCACGCAAATCGAAGGGCTGATGCGCTCCACCATGGAGGACGCCAGCGAGCAGGCCGGCGCCACCGAGGCCATCTCCTCGGGCGCCTCGCAGCTCCAGAGCCTCATCGAGTCGCATGCGCGGATGAGCGCCGATGTGGCCATCACCGCCGACCGACTGGGCCAGCTGGCCGATGAGCTGCGCGCGCTGCTGCCTCGCAAGGAGGCTCGCGCCGAGCCGCCAGCGACGCCCAACGCGGGGCCCTCGCTCGCCGACTCCCCGCTCGCCGGCCAGCACGTGGTGGTGGCCTAG
- a CDS encoding ARPP-1 family domain-containing protein, with protein MNRFLAALTAALLLTPSLAPAQEAGTEFDLRDFEAGEPVLAYNLAVVPLHTRKGPPYDDYTVLEEAQNARKVDVREVGDGNVPELSVRNRDERPMYLLGGEVLLGGKQDRMVQSDVVLDAGERRRVPVVCVEQGRWEGQDLSFRPGLAVAHPDLRRAALFSEQGAVWNEVARKSQVSGVSSETGTYRRVLQDATLRKRIGQYLDEIQAKLPRDERMAGLAVAINGELEVVDVFDSPKLYGKLERKLLASYVLAAIEKQPGRAEQAEQGQAKARSLKKKDIDAFVGTPKEGQKKVFRTKGKAIHGTFFGSTEGKK; from the coding sequence ATGAACCGCTTCCTTGCCGCCCTCACCGCCGCCCTGCTGCTCACCCCGTCCCTGGCTCCCGCGCAGGAGGCAGGCACGGAGTTCGACCTGCGCGACTTCGAGGCCGGCGAACCCGTGCTCGCCTACAACCTCGCCGTGGTGCCCCTGCACACCCGCAAGGGCCCTCCGTATGACGACTACACCGTGCTGGAGGAGGCCCAGAACGCACGCAAGGTGGACGTGCGCGAGGTGGGCGATGGCAACGTGCCCGAGCTGTCCGTGCGCAACCGCGACGAGCGCCCCATGTACCTGCTCGGCGGCGAGGTGCTGCTGGGCGGCAAGCAGGACCGCATGGTTCAGTCCGACGTGGTGCTGGATGCCGGCGAGCGCCGCCGCGTCCCCGTCGTCTGCGTCGAGCAGGGCCGCTGGGAGGGGCAGGACCTGAGCTTCCGCCCCGGCCTCGCCGTGGCCCACCCGGACCTGCGCCGCGCCGCCCTCTTCTCCGAGCAGGGCGCCGTGTGGAACGAGGTGGCCCGCAAGTCCCAGGTCTCCGGCGTCTCCAGCGAGACGGGCACCTACCGGCGCGTGCTCCAGGACGCGACGCTGCGGAAGCGCATCGGCCAGTACCTCGACGAAATCCAGGCCAAGCTGCCGCGCGACGAGCGCATGGCGGGCCTGGCCGTCGCCATCAACGGAGAGCTGGAGGTGGTGGACGTCTTCGACAGCCCCAAGCTGTACGGCAAGCTGGAGCGCAAGCTGCTGGCCTCCTACGTGCTGGCCGCCATCGAGAAGCAGCCGGGCCGCGCCGAGCAGGCCGAGCAGGGCCAGGCCAAGGCGCGCTCCCTCAAGAAGAAGGACATCGACGCCTTCGTGGGAACCCCCAAGGAGGGGCAGAAGAAGGTGTTCCGCACCAAGGGCAAGGCCATTCACGGCACCTTCTTCGGCTCCACCGAGGGGAAGAAGTAG